Part of the Pseudomonas sp. P8_241 genome is shown below.
TGTTCATTGCTTCCTTCTTCTTTGGCCGCCGCGGTCGAGGCTGATATGAGCGGCTTGTTCAAAACACTGGCAGCCGCCCTGCTGTTGGGCGGTAGTGCCATGGCGATAGCGGCCAACGACGGCCAGATACGGGTTAATGAGCTGTTGAATGCAGACCCGCAATACCGTGAAACCTGGCAAGGCGTTGTGAAGAAGGAAGAACGCCTGCCGGAATGGGTGATGAACCTGTCCGGCGATGCCGACCAGATGAATGCTGTTGAAGAGGATGGCAAAAAGTACCTAGTAGGGCCGCTGTGCGAGTCGCAAACGACGTGCCTTAACCAACGCTTGATTGTCGCTGTCGACTTCGACAAAAAGGACGCCTATGCGATGTTGGTTGAGGTGCCGGCTGGATTGCCGGCTGACAAGTCGCCGACACGGCACGCCAGCTACCGCTTTCTCGGCGAGCCGGACCAAGGCATGCAGGACTTGTTGATGGAACAGCTGAAAAAAGATCCAAAGTGGTACTGAAATTGATCACGAAAGGGGCCATGCCGCCGCTTTCTTATTGCGCCACCTGAGGAAGGTGGACGCATGACCAAGGGGTCGGGACGTTCTGCCTGCGTCAGGGGCGGAGTGACCTACGGGTACAGGGAGTACCTGCGTGAGGGCCGGG
Proteins encoded:
- a CDS encoding inhibitor of vertebrate lysozyme family protein; protein product: MSGLFKTLAAALLLGGSAMAIAANDGQIRVNELLNADPQYRETWQGVVKKEERLPEWVMNLSGDADQMNAVEEDGKKYLVGPLCESQTTCLNQRLIVAVDFDKKDAYAMLVEVPAGLPADKSPTRHASYRFLGEPDQGMQDLLMEQLKKDPKWY